The DNA region GATAGCCGGGCCGGGTGATGTCGGCGCTGATGCGGGGATCCGAGAGCAGTTTCCGCTGGTCGGCGTACCGGGTCGCGAGCCACGGCGTGCTGTCGTCCCACAGCCGGACCCGCGCGAGCGGGGTTTCCTCCTGCAGCGACCGGATGGCGGGCGGCGGGTCGAACGGGCAGCCAGTCGCCCTGGCGGCGGGAAAGGAAGGTGTGGTGGTCAAGGCTTTCCTCCAACGAGAACGCCCGGGCGGCGCAGGCGGGCTTGTTTGGGCATGTTCCAGCCGAGGACACCGGTCACCACGCCGTTTCGCCGGTATTCGGCGACGAAGCGGCGATCGGCGAGTGAGCCCTCCACAAAGGACACTTCGGCGTCCGGGAAAAGGGTTCCGTGCACGTGGATCTTGGTGTCGAACTGGTCGGTCCAGAAGTAGGGGACCGGGAGGTAGGGCCGGTCCTCGCCGAGGATGACCGTCGCGACGTGGGCGGCCTGCTCGGTGGCGTTGGTCCGGTTCTCCAGCCGCAAGGTCACGTCGAGTGCTTCGTGATGCCAGCGGGCCACGTCGCCCACGGCGTAGATCCCGTCCGCCGCGCGGCATCGGGAATCGCAGACGACGCCGTTCGCCGGCGCCAGCCCGCTGCCTTCGAGCCAGTCCGTCGCCGGGGCGGCGCCGAACGCCACCACGACGACGTCCGCGGGGAGCACCTCGCCGGTTTCCAGTCGTACACCGGTGACGCGCCCATCGAGCGAATCCAGTCCGGTGACCGCCGCGCCGAGCCGCAGGGACACGCCGCGGGATTCGTGCAGCTCCGCCAGCAGCCCGGCGACGGTCGGGCCGAACTGTGCGGCCAGTGGCGCCGGTTGCGGGCCCGCGAGGGTGACCGGGACGCCCATCCCGGCGGCGACGGCGGCGATTTCGGTACCGAGGACGCCGTCGCCGACGACGACCGCCCGCGAACAGGACAGCAGGTCCGCCCGCAAGGCCAGCGCGTCGTCGAGGGTGCGGAGAACGTGGACACCGTCGAGGCCGCTCTGGTCCGGGAAGGTGCGTGGTCGCAGTCCGGTGGCGAGCACGACGTCGTCGGCGGTCAGTGTGCGTCCCGAGGCGGTGTGCACGGTCCGTTCCCGGACGTCCAGCGCGACGGCCGAGTCGCCGAGCAGGAA from Amycolatopsis sp. EV170708-02-1 includes:
- a CDS encoding NAD(P)/FAD-dependent oxidoreductase, whose product is MTLLVVGASAGGLATVEALRRKGYADRITVLGAEPHLPYDRPPLSKQVLSGQWEPARTQLRPADRLSTLDTEFLLGDSAVALDVRERTVHTASGRTLTADDVVLATGLRPRTFPDQSGLDGVHVLRTLDDALALRADLLSCSRAVVVGDGVLGTEIAAVAAGMGVPVTLAGPQPAPLAAQFGPTVAGLLAELHESRGVSLRLGAAVTGLDSLDGRVTGVRLETGEVLPADVVVVAFGAAPATDWLEGSGLAPANGVVCDSRCRAADGIYAVGDVARWHHEALDVTLRLENRTNATEQAAHVATVILGEDRPYLPVPYFWTDQFDTKIHVHGTLFPDAEVSFVEGSLADRRFVAEYRRNGVVTGVLGWNMPKQARLRRPGVLVGGKP